The DNA segment AGTTACAAACGGCTTCGAGGTGGCATTAAGTTTGTCGAAACTATTCCAAAAACTGCGTCTGGAAAAATTCTACGCCGTGTACTTCGTGATTCGCTCAAATCAAAATTATAAGATAACCGACAAAGACAaattatatttcaatatatgGTAAAATAAAAGGGAGAGAAACAATAAAAGATAATAGTTCTTTTATTCTTTCCTTTCCTTTATTCTTCCTTATTTATACACGCTCCATTCTATTTTGGTCTTTTCTCTTAAAGTCTGCTCAAATCGGTACTGCTTCCACACCTGTTCTGTTCATCCTTTCTAATGATTCCCGCTCCTTTTATCTCTCTCACATTCGTACGTTTTTATTCTCTCTTTTTCATTCCAATTTCGTTCCGCCGGCTCGTTACTTGACATTCATCCTCATATTCTCATTTTCTCCCTCCATTCGCTACAGATATATActtttttgcatttacattaatttcacaGTCTTTCAAAGAACTATTGAATAAAATTCTGAAAGACCCCAATCGTcgcaaaatatatatttttaaatgaaaGAGAACTTTTTAAAACCGTTAAGTACTTAAAATATAATACAAAACAATCTtacaagttttaatgctccaattAAAGTATTATaagaattattttatatatcaagTGTAAATGCAAGTTAATATAATTATTTCTTGTAAGAACGTGTACCTTACTGTCCTAGTTTTTGCTTCACTtcgtaaggtatattattcaaatACCACTGATGATTTTGACCAGGTGCAGTAGCCAGTATACCCTTATCATTGGAATATTTTGTTTCTGCATTATAAGGATACCGATCTCCATAAAAATCAGTTAATGCACCACCAACAGCATGAAGAATAGCCTCGGGTGCGCACGTATCCCATCTTTGGCAACCTCTACTAGCCATCACGTAAGCATGAGCTTTCCCTTCCATCAAAAGTATTACCTATCGTACAATTTAATCAATAAAATTGTTTAAACAAATTATTCAGTTCCATCAATGTTTAATTACATCAATTACCTTGTAACCCGCACCACCAACTCGTAGAACATCATCAGGGGACAAAGCATTTATAGCTGCCTCAACATTGGTGTCTGAATGTGAACTAAGAAAATGAAATGTATTTGTAACttcttattaaaaataattaaaacttTAGCTGTTTTGATGCATTAATACCGTGTAGTTGTAATAATCCTTTTTCCATTCGGTGGGGCAGATGGTGTAAATCCACCAAATCCTACACCATTTATACCCCAAAGTGTACGTCCAAGTATTTCATTCTCTGTATTTTTGTAATACGGTTGATGAATTACACCACCGATTGCTGTGCGTCCAATTGCCACACCTACTAGAACTGTAACGTGCTCTACAAGACCTTGTGTATACTCCGACGTCCcttgaaaataataatttgattTCAAGTAATTTACAAACAAAATATATTCGTATAATTGAAATGAATAATACATGTACGTACCATCCAATGGGTCTACCCAAACGCACACATCTTTAGGATCGATCTCCTCCAAGTCAGCAGGTAATTTTAACTCTAACACTTCTTGGTCTGCTTCTGTTACAATCCAATCGGACGGTACTTCGCAGTTAGTTGATCCTTCTTCACCAATAATGGTAATGTTCGGAAACTGACGGCTCAATGAAGCAATAATACACCTTTGAGCACAACGATCAGCTTCAGTTTGTAAATCGTTCTTCCCCTTTTCTACTATATTTAACCCTCCATGAGTCATAACATCTCTTATAATTTTACCTGCTCGTACTGAAGCAGATACAGAAGAAGCCATTATTCTAGACAACAAACAAGCGCTTTGTGCCATTTTGTCAAATATCTTCTCTTCTTAGTATTCAGAAATATCCAATAGATTTTTCTTAAAGAAAACACTCTCTCTTTCGCTGTCAATGCTTCAAATCTGTTCAAAGCATAGTCGTTCTAGATTATAAGCTGCAAAAGAATGACAACAAAAAACTTAGAAAGTTATGTTCAAGACCGTTATATCGGTTGTGTTCCAAGGTGATATTAGGTAATACAAGAAACTTAAGTTTCTTTAACCTTCTAGATCAATTCCTTATCAATTGCAACTGAATAAAGTAACATTATTGTCATACTTTTAAATATTTGGAATAACAAATACCTATGTAAATTCTTACATAAATATACATAATATTTATGAACATGAAAAAAAATAAATCCTTT comes from the Xylocopa sonorina isolate GNS202 chromosome 1, iyXylSono1_principal, whole genome shotgun sequence genome and includes:
- the LOC143432699 gene encoding 3'(2'),5'-bisphosphate nucleotidase 1 isoform X1, producing MAQSACLLSRIMASSVSASVRAGKIIRDVMTHGGLNIVEKGKNDLQTEADRCAQRCIIASLSRQFPNITIIGEEGSTNCEVPSDWIVTEADQEVLELKLPADLEEIDPKDVCVWVDPLDGTYMYYSFQLYEYILFVNYLKSNYYFQGTSEYTQGLVEHVTVLVGVAIGRTAIGGVIHQPYYKNTENEILGRTLWGINGVGFGGFTPSAPPNGKRIITTTRSHSDTNVEAAINALSPDDVLRVGGAGYKVILLMEGKAHAYVMASRGCQRWDTCAPEAILHAVGGALTDFYGDRYPYNAETKYSNDKGILATAPGQNHQWYLNNIPYEVKQKLGQ
- the LOC143432699 gene encoding 3'(2'),5'-bisphosphate nucleotidase 1 isoform X2, giving the protein MAQSACLLSRIMASSVSASVRAGKIIRDVMTHGGLNIVEKGKNDLQTEADRCAQRCIIASLSRQFPNITIIGEEGSTNCEVPSDWIVTEADQEVLELKLPADLEEIDPKDVCVWVDPLDGTSEYTQGLVEHVTVLVGVAIGRTAIGGVIHQPYYKNTENEILGRTLWGINGVGFGGFTPSAPPNGKRIITTTRSHSDTNVEAAINALSPDDVLRVGGAGYKVILLMEGKAHAYVMASRGCQRWDTCAPEAILHAVGGALTDFYGDRYPYNAETKYSNDKGILATAPGQNHQWYLNNIPYEVKQKLGQ